The Pochonia chlamydosporia 170 chromosome 1, whole genome shotgun sequence genome window below encodes:
- a CDS encoding glycosyl transferase (similar to Metarhizium acridum CQMa 102 XP_007812606.1): MQKSQFLRSQSGGKSRSILWATIVILIVTLWFGRHLLYTTWTLVSLRVFWHDNAPEFILSEANDNFDVTFANYSIHQVSAEPYKDVVPPILHHIALGDNDGRWKGRWGEAVQSCLDIHPGWESHIWTDDKASQFVAEKFPDLKELWDNYHYPVERIDALRYMLLYAYGGVILDMDLKCKRALGPLRRFSFVAPEAHPTGFSIGFMMASKGNEFVGDIVRNLTVYDKEWLGLPYATVMFSTGCHFASVIHVYESNRSDLKILPGPLHSLNGRVSTPIFDHLGSSSWHSYDAKLIVTIGSRINLVFFFFVGVALALFLRRKSLLRRF; the protein is encoded by the coding sequence ATGCAAAAGTCACAGTTTTTGCGAAGTCAGTCCGGAGGGAAGTCTCGGTCGATCCTCTGGGCAACTATAGTAATCTTAATTGTTACCTTGTGGTTCGGCCGCCACCTCCTATACACGACATGGACGCTGGTTTCTCTTCGTGTTTTCTGGCACGACAACGCGCCCGAGTTCATTCTGTCGGAAGCAAACGACAACTTTGATGTAACCTTTGCAAACTACAGCATACATCAAGTTAGTGCTGAGCCGTATAAAGATGTTGTCCCGCCAATCTTGCATCACATTGCCCTCGGGGATAATGACGGGCGGTGGAAAGGTCGTTGGGGAGAAGCCGTACAGAGCTGTCTGGACATACACCCCGGATGGGAGTCGCACATCTGGACCGACGACAAGGCCAGCCAGTTTGTCGCCGAAAAGTTCCCCGACCTGAAGGAATTATGGGACAACTATCACTATCCAGTCGAGAGAATTGATGCTCTGCGCTATATGCTCCTCTACGCCTATGGAGGCGTGATCCTAGATATGGATCTCAAGTGCAAGAGAGCACTGGGTCCCTTGAGGCGATTCTCGTTTGTGGCTCCCGAGGCCCATCCGACAGGCTTCTCCATtggcttcatgatggccagcAAGGGCAACGAATTTGTGGGGGACATTGTTCGAAATCTCACCGTCTACGACAAAGAATGGCTTGGGCTGCCGTACGCAACGGTAATGTTCAGCACCGGTTGTCATTTTGCCTCGGTAATCCACGTATACGAATCGAATCGATCCGATCTCAAGATCCTCCCTGGGCCGTTACACAGCTTGAACGGACGAGTATCTACACCCATCTTCGACCACCTGGGCAGCTCATCATGGCACTCGTACGACGCGAAGCTGATTGTAACAATCGGAAGCCGAATCAACCtcgttttcttctttttcgtAGGGGTTGCGCTGGCGCTGTTTttgagaagaaagtcgtTGCTGCGACGATTTTAG
- a CDS encoding peptidase S58 DmpA/arginine biosynthesis protein ArgJ (similar to Metarhizium robertsii ARSEF 23 XP_007825758.1) — translation MIVQKPSSRIRDWGYSPGRFPTGPRNSVLDVPGVRVGQVDINKGEDVHTGVTVIFPRGVKDTSYIPCYAAVHDMNGVGEWTGVHQIREWGFTRAPIAFTNTVSVGKVYDAIWKWSAKRLEEDGITDLLDQMNYLGFPTVGETFDGLLNNIFKSVIEEEHVLAAIGNAEKQDAVLEGNHGGGTAMRSHGFKAGTGTSSRVLKGEGNKEYTVGVIVQNNYGSMDDLQIDGVPVGRILKAGKTHAEKVPNAPRAPESGKAAEGSCLVLIITDIPLLPHQLRRIAQRAGMGLSQVSGHGVGRNFSGEFFMALSTANCPESPSSWDGTTSLPPFLETDKVETMKSMLIDSVFIAAAEATEEALLNSMTEAETMKGFNGYETRALPRKEVEELLKRHGRGYMRDLA, via the exons ATGATTGTCCAAAAGCCATCGTCCAGGATTCGCGACTGGGGTTACAGCCCGGGCCGCTTTCCAACAGGGCCTCGCAACTCCGTACTCGATGTGCCTG GTGTCCGTGTTGGACAAGTGGATATCAATAAAGGAGAAGACGTGCATACTGGTGTCACCGTCATCTTTCCAAGGGGCGTCAAGGACACCTCCTACATTCCGTGCTACGCGGCTGTGCATGATATGAATGGTGTTGGAGAATGGACAGGTGTGCATCAAATTCGTGAATGGGGGTTTACCAGGGCG CCAATCGCTTTCACAAATACCGTCagtgttggcaaagtctaCGATGCCATATGGAAATGGTCCGCCAAACGCCTTGAGGAGGACGGCATCACAGATCTTCTTGATCAGATGAACTACCTTGGATTCCCCACCGTTGGAGAGACATTCGATGGACTACTGAATAACATATTCAAGAGTGTCATTGAAGAGGAAcatgttcttgctgccatcgGAAATGCTGAGAAGCAAGATGCCGTTCTAGAAGGAAATCATGGTGGTGGGACGGCCATGCGAAGCCACGGCTTCAAGGCAGGCACGGGAACTAGCTCACGTGTTTTAAAAGGCGAAGGGAACAAGGAGTATACAGTAGGTGTGATTGTGCAGAACAACTACGGCAGCATGGACGATTTGCAGATTGATGGGGTACCAGTGGGAAGGATTCTGAAGGCCGGGAAGACGCATGCAGAGAAAGTTCCGAATGCTCCGCGGGCTCCGGAGAGCGGAAAGGCGGCTGAGGGAA GCTGTCTGGTTCTTATCAT CACCGATATCCCACTGCTTCCCCATCAACTCAGACGCATAGCCCAGCGAGCTGGCATGGGTCTCTCCCAAGTTTCTGGCCATGGTGTCGGACGGAATTTTAGCGGGGAATTCTTCATGGCCCTTTCCACAGCAAACTGTCCCGAATCGCCGTCGTCCTGGGACGGCACGACCAGTTTGCCCCCGTTCTTGGAAACAGACAAGGTGGAGACTATGAAGTCCATGCTCATCGACTCAGTGTTCATTGCGGCGGCTGAAGCGACCGAGGAAGCGCTTCTGAACTCTATGACGGAAGCCGAGACGATGAAAGGGTTCAATGGTTATGAGACCCGTGCATTGCCCAGGAAAGAAGTAGAGGAACTGCTGAAAAGGCATGGCCGAGGTTACATGCGGGACCTGGCATGA
- a CDS encoding C6 transcription factor (similar to Metarhizium acridum CQMa 102 XP_007812599.1), translating into MTSSSEQQAVGKPGAARGGASRVSLACLACRTRHIRCDATKPVCKRCEEDGKECNYTKSRRGGLDRAALAARRERLAKQSSSTSPREGSDSVGSENHQPLATEPDSSLPLLSECFTEVNGSFPGASYLETNSTDASILSSSDPGIDPFINVYYKCFHAFHPFVLPLHRLLHYAEDSTWSNRLKPVISCVRYIGALYARSGQSGQLAMQAVDDIIEAKAVLPTCPFLCQAQLLYSIVLFWSGSRPQALSYINDTVGIATALGMSRQDFAIANSDGDPVLAESWRRTWWQLYIVDSNYAAIRRDTDFLTRDVPATVDLPCEEREYNSGVIPTPSSLADFDTREFSSENHVYSSFAYLIGSTRGVAQILAATPPDKKTSPPIELVEAVDAMIDGWLLLLPECKRPLMSKDGEIDELLFYAHMGIHASIVGLHRPYSNLLFDPLEKISSCFVCPPESHAADESTVIHTMRCLASIEAQVRIMTLPKRPFCHSPFTLCMVTTGTIPFLSACKFLLTGSKLSIAREQIRLTIGCLKSLAEVWPQGEKTVKEIQAIAREVLGLGASIPSSKTMLPSDPSSGATSSQRSPLSQNGSQSSSIEDLLFPDTIDSLPSCWDMQNPQVDMNLWFASY; encoded by the exons ATGACATCTAGCAGTGAGCAGCAGGCCGTGGGCAAGCCGGGGGCTGCAAGGGGTGGAGCCTCTCGGGTTTCCCTTGCCTGTTTGGCATGTAGGACACGACATATTCGTTGTGATGCTACAAAGCCCGTCTGCAAGAGatgcgaagaagatggtAAAGAATGCAATTATACCAAGTCTCGTCGAGGAGGACTGGATAGAgctgccttggctgccagGAGAGAACGGTTGGCAAAACAGTCATCCTCGACGAGTCCTAGGGAAGGATCCGACTCTGTCGGATCAGAGAATCATCAGCCACTGGCTACAGAGCCCGACTCATCGCTTCCTCTCTTGTCTGAGTGTTTCACTGAAGTCAATGGATCTTTTCCTGGAGCTTCTTACCTTGAAACCAACTCGACCGACGCTTCCATCCTCTCATCCTCAGACCCTGGCATTGATCCCTTCATCAATGTGTACTACAAGTGCTTCCACGCCTTTCATCCTTTCGTCCTCCCGCTACATCGTTTACTACACTATGCGGAAGATTCCACCTGGTCCAACCGTCTGAAACCTGTTATTTCATGTGTTCGCTACATTGGAGCCCTTTATGCTCGGTCAGGTCAGAGCGGTCAACTCGCAATGCAGGCCGTCGACGATATTATAGAAGCAAAAGCAGTTTTACCAACATGTCCATTTCTATGCCAGGCGCAATTACTATACTCTATCGTTCTgttttggtctggtagcCGGCCCCAGGCTCTGTCATACATTAACGATACCGTCGGTATTGCGACGGCACTGGGCATGTCTCGTCAAGACTTCGCTATTGCCAATAGCGACGGGGATCCAGTATTGGCAgagagctggagaagaacaTGGTGGCAACTGTACATTGTGGACTCGAATTATGCAGCCATCAGACGCGACACAGACTTTCTTACTAGAGATGTTCCCGCAACAGTGGACTTACCGTGCGAAGAAAGGGAGTACAACTCTGGG GTCATCCCGACTCCTTCTTCGCTGGCGGACTTTGACACGAGGGAATTTTCTTCAGAGAACCATGTCTACTCATCGTTCGCATATCTCATCGGGTCAACGAGGGGGGTAGCTCAAATCTTGGCCGCAACTCCCCCAGACAAGAAAACAAGTCCTCCAATCGAGCTCGTAGAGGCCGTGGATGCCATGATAGATGGATGGTTACTTCTGTTGCCCGAATGCAAGCGACCTCTAATGTCCAAGGATGGCGAGATTGACGAGCTACTCTTTTACGCTCATATGGGCATTCATGC CTCCATCGTGGGACTTCATCGCCCCTATTCGAATTTGTTGTTTGATCCGCTGGAGAAGATCTCCAGTTGCTTCGTGTGTCCGCCTGAGTCGCATGCCGCGGACGAGTCCACGGTCATTCACACCATGAGATGTCTTGCGTCCATCGAAGCCCAGGTTAGAATTATGACTCTACCGAAGCGACCATTTTGCCACAGTCCATTCACCCTTTGCATGGTTACCACTGGCACGATTCCATTTCTCTCGGCATGCAAGTTCTTATTGACTGGTTCCAAATTGTCGATTGCTCGTGAACAAATTCGACTTACGATTGGATGTCTCAAGTCTTTGGCGGAAGTATGGCCTCAAGGAGAAAAGACCGTCAAGGAAATACAAGCCATCGCTCGCGAGGTCCTGGGTTTAGGTGCTTCCATTCCGTCAAGCAAAACCATGTTGCCAAGCGATCCGTCTTCGGGCGCCACCAGCTCTCAGCGCAGCCCCCTTTCTCAAAATGGCAGTCAAAGCAGCTCTATTGAGGATTTGCTGTTTCCCGACACAATTGACAGCTTACCTTCTTGCTGGGATATGCAAAATCCTCAGGTGGATATGAATCTGTGGTTTGCAAGTTACTAA
- a CDS encoding FAD-dependent pyridine nucleotide-disulfide oxidoreductase (similar to Metarhizium robertsii ARSEF 23 XP_007825764.1): protein MSQKIVIIGAGFAGMYSALASRRLISQNGKDEDIDVVVIAPEPILAVRPRLYEADPATMAAPLEALFNATGVKFVQGLAKAIDTKTKLVEVASTRGKKTQIEYSRLILAAGSHLKMPNVNGLKEHAFNVDQLQSAIVLDKHLHDLAQTPNSPARNTVVVCGGGFTGIELAAELPARLRLILGDEAETRVVVIERNPEIGPGLGPGPRPEIEKTLREYGVELKLGTAVASVDDHGVTTSTGERVEASTVVWTGGMVATELTQQIPGEKDALGRLLVDKNLRGLESPEVFATGDAASAATDDAGHTALMSCQHALMLGRSSGHNAAADLLQLPNRPYSQPVYGTCLDLGPKGAVVTSGWDRQIVFTGSQAKSVKQFINTTLIYPPPANAEEAFTIADPDYQIPTLAPPSTVTVES from the coding sequence ATGTCGCAAAAGATTGTCATTATTGGCGCTGGATTCGCCGGTATGTACAGCGCCTTGGCTTCCCGACGCCTAATTTCACAAAATGGCAAGGACGAAGACATCGACGTGGTTGTGATTGCTCCAGAACCAATTCTTGCTGTCAGACCTCGACTTTACGAAGCAGACCCAGCGACAATGGCTGCTCCCCTTGAAGCCCTCTTCAACGCAACGGGAGTGAAGTTTGTTCAGGGTCTGGCTAAAGCCATTgacaccaagaccaaactgGTTGAAGTGGCAAGCACCCGGGGGAAGAAAACTCAAATTGAATACAGCAGGCTCATTTTGGCCGCAGGAAGTCACTTGAAAATGCCAAACGTCAACGGCTTGAAAGAGCATGCCTTTAACGTAGACCAGTTACAGTCCGCAATAGTGTTGGACAAGCACCTTCACGATCTGGCTCAGACGCCTAATAGTCCTGCTCGCAATACTGTGGTTGTTTGCGGAGGAGGTTTTACTGGCATTGAGTTGGCAGCAGAGCTGCCTGCCCGATTACGTTTGATCCTAGGagacgaagcagaaacaCGggtcgtcgtcatcgaacGCAATCCGGAAATTGGGCCAGGACTGGGCCCTGGTCCTAGACCGGAGATCGAGAAAACCTTAAGAGAGTATGGAGTGGAACTGAAGCTGGGTACTGCAGTAGCTTCAGTCGATGACCACGGCGTGACTACTTCTACTGGCGAGAGAGTCGAGGCCAGCACGGTGGTCTGGACTGGTGGTATGGTTGCCACTGAATTGACGCAACAGATCCCAGGGGAAAAGGACGCACTTGGTCGACTTCTAGTAGACAAGAACCTTCGTGGTCTGGAATCTCCCGAGGTTTTTGCTACAGGAGATGCCGCAAGCGCCGCTACCGATGATGCTGGGCATACTGCATTGATGAGTTGTCAGCATGCTTTGATGCTTGGTCGTTCATCTGGCCAcaatgccgccgccgatctgctccagctcccaaATCGCCCTTATAGTCAACCCGTATACGGGACATGCCTTGATCTCGGCCCCAAGGGAGCAGTGGTAACCAGTGGCTGGGATCGCCAAATCGTGTTCACTGGCAGCCAGGCCAAGTCGGTCAAACAATTTATTAACACTACTCTCATCTATCCCCCGCCAGCTAACGCTGAAGAAGCTTTCACCATCGCAGACCCAGATTACCAGATTCCAACGCTGGCCCCTCCGTCGACGGTCACCGTGGAGTCTTGA
- a CDS encoding N-acetylglucosaminyl phosphatidylinositol deacetylase (similar to Metarhizium robertsii ARSEF 23 XP_007825757.1), with amino-acid sequence MVRKITNAVQSVSRACHWLVATRVRRRWLIRAVLIVLLIPLLLQWVLAYILGSDARLLPPELLKAKNLLIVTAHPDDECLFFAPSILGVLDRNKNIKGGLVVMSTGNNYGLGETRKKELLGSCEALGIDTSRCVALDNPDLQDNPKVWWEEAKIKPILKEYIEKWNIDAILTFDEGGVSGHINHRAVSSAVNQYVAENEKAPASYMIVSVALPRKYTFLLDLPLTALSFIWRILAAIFFPSTSADPKYSTRALIANTWHRYRMTRQAFASHGSQYTWDRHLYMIISRYVWFNDLRRIVGTGAVTR; translated from the exons ATGGTGCGCAAAATCACCAACGCCGTGCAGTCCGTCTCAAGGGCGTGTCACTGGCTTGTAGCTACAAGAGTCCGCCGACGATGGCTGATCCGTGCTGTGCTGATTGTGCTTCTAATCCCGCTCCTGTTGCAATGGGTTCTGGCATACATATTGGGAAGCGATGCTCGACTGCTTCCTCCTGAGCTCCTGAAAGCAAAGAACTTGCTCATTGTCACAGCTCACCCCGATGACGAGTGTTTGTTCTTTGCACCAAGCATTCTGGGAGTCTTGGATAGAAATAAGAATATAAAAGGAGGCTTGGTAGTCATGTCCACAG GCAACAACTACGGCTTAGGAGAAACCAGAAAGAAGGAACTTCTTGGGTCCTGTGAGGCCCTGGGCATCGACACATCTAGATGCGTCGCTCTAGATAACCCCGACCTGCAGGATAACCCCAAGGTTTGGTGGGAAGAGGCCAAAATCAAGCCCATCTTGAAAGAGTACATTGAAAAATGGAACATTGACGCG ATCCTGACCTTTGATGAAGGCGGTGTTTCGGGCCACATCAACCACCGAGCCGTTAGTTCTGCGGTCAA TCAATATGTCGCCGAGAACGAAAAGGCGCCGGCGTCGTACATGATCGTCTCTGTCGCCCTCCCGAGGAAGTACACCTTCCTACTGGACTTGCCGCTAACCGCGCTCTCATTCATATGGAGGATTCtcgccgccatcttcttcccatcAACCTCAGCGGATCCCAAGTACAGCACTCGCGCACTGATAGCTAACACCTGGCACCGTTATAGAATGACCAGACAGGCATTCGCAAGTCACGGCAGTCAGTATACGTGGGACAGACATTTGTATATGATTATTAGTCGATACGTTTGGTTCAATGACTTGCGAAGGATAGTAGGCACCGGAGCGGTGACTCGATGA
- a CDS encoding glycoside hydrolase family 16 (similar to Metarhizium robertsii ARSEF 23 XP_007825760.1): MSWKDKLKGLKADFEGIINPRDQGQGQQPPPPPMATRPPPGPSPSFHTYWVPRFYPDTPVNVEWDAKLGNGPDGWGNQELEHYTAAPENAFHTPNGQLVVRALANNSSPAPEQKYTSARLVSRHTLERDQGVLTAVILSPCADGIWPAFWLLPKEPFNWPTDGEVDIAETWNGDHENRTCLHWGQHHEPDKHRVLGTRIPDMHSRPVRYDFAWQQPGGQAGQGRMIWYIDGRAVMKAPIPQGTRPMRDMTILLNVAMGGNVCGGKTPADGYYDMVVYTMYLASELEHGGWGRFEADWGSAPFGNTY; this comes from the exons ATGTCCTGGAAAGATAAGTTAAAGGGTCTCAAGGCCGATTTTGagggcatcatcaacccCCGAgatcaaggacaaggccaacagccgcctccgccgccaatggcCACTCGCCCGCCTCCTGGTCCCAGCCCAAGCTTTCACACCTATTGGGTCCCGAGATTCTATCCAGATACTCCTGTCAATGTGGAATGGGATGCAAAGCTGGGGAATGGCCCCGATGGATGGGGGAACCAGGAGCTGGAGCACTACACCGCTGCTCCAGAGAATGCGTTCCA CACCCCAAATGGGCAGCTGGTCGTCCGGGCTTTGGCAAACAATTCCTCACCTGCTCCCGAACAGAAATACACATCAGCCCGTCTTGTGAGCAGACACACCCTCGAGCGAGACCAAGGTGTTCTCACTGCTGTAATATTGTCTCCCTGTGCTGATGGTATCTGGCCCGCTTTCTGGCTCCTGCCCAAGGAACCATTCAACTGGCCTACTGACGGAGAGGTTGACATTGCAGAGACATGGAATGGCGATCATGAGAACAGAACGTGTCTCCACTGGGGACAGCATCACGAACCTGACAAGCATCGTGTTCTGGGGACAAGAATCCCAGACATGCACTCACGGCCGGTGCGTTATGATTTCGCCTGGCAGCAGCCCGGGGGTCAGGCAGGCCAAGGGAGAATGATTTGGTATATTGATGGCAGAGCCGTCATGAAGGCCCCGATACCGCAGGGTACGCGGCCGATGAGGGACATGACCATTTTGTTGAACGTTGCCATGGGAGGAAACGTGTGCGGCGGGAAGACGCCTGCAGATGGATACTACGATATGGTTGTTTATACCATGTATTTGGCCAGCGAGCTGGAGCATGGAGGTTGGGGACGCTTTGAGGCGGATTGGGGAAGTGCGCCGTTTGGAAATACTTACTAG
- a CDS encoding transcription factor Cys6 (similar to Metarhizium robertsii ARSEF 23 XP_007817949.2), with translation MPGVPSSRGCEACRKRKKRCDLARPSCSRCTRLKIPCVGSGQQRFKFQPTVTTAGSEGTLVGLTAPASYSSPAASTVVLALDEPSRPLYNEVTVACGAFVSTLVVSDPRYDVSNLGGFLEHIPQRLGRNKALDLCARAFTGAMASARSGKISVQALTDYGNGMKALRSSLMNPETAKTVETLVATYLLNLCQAYLGDTDDHYGIHMHGLASLVEQASLQEWGDPFHGEVLVSAAFGIVLASISEPTLKLSPAIIDASKRAYGPDPDPLFIQGVETTSLRLENLFRFPVFAQEPELHIPEMQSAYQTMILESRRVANFVNDFIDAMDTEDSQLLTIGAPVQLLKTYFAYEGVNMIMLTLVFMLNKILRLAEPKNFDLLEDADFLSGECLRAAKRSYKFKPLGASLTPLALGVTWASTADAARRTEAAKLLDEFKDDLLGSKFVKLAVQLEARYRHVGKILWTASDDESELSESHVDSSIEYASPAWRKASTRSGSDPAGCRVM, from the exons ATGCCCGGCGTTCCGTCAAGTCGAGGCTGCGAGGCCTGTCGGAAGCGAAAGAAGAGG TGCGACTTGGCTCGGCCATCATGCTCTCGATGTACCCGCTTAAAAATTCCTTGCGTCGGGTCCGGTCAGCAACGATTCAAGTTTCAGCCAACTGTCACAACAGCCGGATCCGAGGGAACTCTGGTAGGGCTGACGGCACCGGCCAGCTATTCATCGCCAGCTGCAAGTACAGTGGTGTTGGCTCTGGACGAGCCCTCAAGACCGCTATACAATGAAGTTACCGTTGCTTGCGGAGCGTTTGTATCGACTCTTGTCGTATCAGATCCCAGATATGATGTGAGCAACCTGGGCGGGTTCCTGGAGCACATTCCTCAGAGGCTAGGGAGAAATAAAGCTCTCGACCTTTGCGCCAGAGCATTTACAGGAGCAATGGCTAGTGCGAGAAGTGGCAAGATTTCCGTGCAGGCTCTAACGGACTATGGCAATGGAATGAAAGCCTTGAGATCATCCCTAATGAATCCGGAGACCGCAAAAACTGTAGAGACTCTGGTCGCCACGTATCTGTTGAACTTGTGCCAAGCATACCTCGGAGACACAGACGATCACTACGGCATTCATATGCACGGACTGGCATCGCTGGTGGAACAGGCCTCGCTTCAAGAATGGGGGGATCCTTTCCATGGGGAGGTGTTGGTATCCGCAGCATTTGGCATT GTGCTGGCAAGTATTTCCGAGCCCACGCTCAAGTTGTCACCAGCAATAATAGACGCCTCCAAACGAGCGTATGGTCCCGACCCGGATCCTTTGTTTATCCAAGGCGTAGAAACGACAAGTCTACGGCTAGAAAACCTATTTCGCTTTCCAGTGTTTGCTCAAGAACCGGAACTACACATTCCCGAGATGCAGTCCGCCTACCAAACAATGATATTGGAATCGCGGCGTGTAGCGAACTTCGTCAACGACTTCATCGATGCGATGGACACAGAAGATTCCCAGCTGCTAACCATAGGGGCTCCTGTTCAGCTTCTCAAAACCTATTTTGCGTACGAAGGTGTCAACATGATCATGCTGACACTCGTGTTTATGCTCAACAAGATTCTCCGACTAGCTGAGCCCAAAAACTTTGACCTGCTTGAGGACGCTGACTTTTTATCTGGAGAATGCCTCAGGGCCGCAAAACGATCATACAAGTTTAAGCCACTGGGCGCTTCACTTACGCCGCTCGCCTTGGGAGTAACATGGGCATCTACAGCAGATGCGGCGAGGAGAACAGAGGCCGCAAAACTGCTTGATGAATTCAAGGATGATTTACTGGGgtccaagtttgtcaagCTGGCCGTACAATTGGAAGCAAGATATCGACATGTCGGGAAGATTCTTTGGACTGCATCTGACGACGAGTCAGAATTGAGTGAGAGCCACGTCGATTCAAGCATCGAGTATGCATCTCCCGCATGGAGAAAGGCATCAACGAGAAGTGGCAGCGACCCAGCCGGATGTCGAGTTATGTAG